Proteins from a genomic interval of Candidatus Rubidus massiliensis:
- the glyA gene encoding Serine hydroxymethyltransferase yields the protein MTFLKTYLNATPIDEVDSATAAYLGSLDQISSVSPKIAESILQELHDQRTHLKLIASENYSSLPVQLAMGNLLTDKYAEGYPHHRFYAGCDNVDTIEQTAADELKQIFGCDHAYVQPHSGADANLVAFWSIIVHNILNKEIEKLGKKSVDQLTADEHETIRQLMVNQKVMGLSLRSGGHLTHGFALNVSSMFMKACTYDVDRESELINFDHLAKQIRQEKPTILLAGYSSYPRKINFAKMKELADEVGAVFMVDMAHFAGLVAGKVFTGDFNPIPFADFVTTTTHKTLRGPRGGVVMCKKEFAETVNKGCPLILGGPLPHVMAAKAIAFKEANTKNFCNYAQNIVNNAQSLAQAFLAKDCKLVTGGTDNHLLVLNVSQFGLTGRQAETALSQAGITVNRNTVPFDPNGAWYTSGIRIGTPATTTLGMGSNEMQQIADLIFTVLSNTKPTFVAKTNAMSKAQATVDNNVLISVQNEVKKLMEKFPLYPQIAIPAYSNQITI from the coding sequence ATGACTTTTTTAAAAACATACTTAAACGCAACTCCAATCGACGAAGTTGACTCAGCAACAGCTGCTTACTTAGGCTCCCTCGATCAAATTTCTTCTGTTTCCCCCAAAATTGCTGAAAGCATTTTGCAAGAATTACATGATCAGCGCACACATTTAAAACTCATTGCATCAGAGAATTATTCTTCATTGCCTGTTCAATTAGCAATGGGCAATCTTTTGACTGATAAGTATGCTGAAGGATACCCTCATCATCGGTTTTATGCAGGCTGCGATAATGTTGATACAATTGAACAAACAGCGGCAGACGAATTAAAACAAATTTTTGGCTGTGATCATGCCTATGTTCAACCCCATTCAGGCGCTGATGCGAATCTAGTAGCTTTTTGGTCCATCATTGTTCATAACATCCTTAATAAGGAAATAGAAAAGCTCGGCAAAAAAAGTGTCGATCAATTAACGGCCGATGAACACGAAACCATTAGACAGTTAATGGTAAATCAAAAAGTGATGGGACTATCGCTTCGCTCAGGCGGCCACTTAACTCATGGATTTGCCCTAAATGTCAGCTCGATGTTCATGAAAGCTTGTACTTATGATGTTGATAGAGAATCGGAATTAATCAATTTTGATCACTTAGCTAAACAAATTAGGCAAGAAAAGCCAACTATTTTACTGGCAGGATATTCATCTTACCCACGTAAAATTAACTTTGCCAAAATGAAAGAACTAGCTGACGAAGTTGGAGCTGTATTTATGGTCGATATGGCGCACTTTGCAGGCTTAGTCGCAGGTAAAGTATTTACAGGAGATTTTAACCCAATTCCTTTTGCCGATTTTGTGACTACTACAACCCATAAAACACTAAGAGGCCCTCGCGGGGGTGTTGTCATGTGTAAAAAAGAATTTGCTGAAACAGTTAACAAAGGTTGCCCTTTAATTTTAGGAGGACCTTTGCCTCATGTGATGGCAGCAAAAGCAATTGCTTTTAAAGAAGCGAACACAAAAAACTTTTGTAATTATGCTCAAAATATAGTGAATAACGCTCAAAGTTTAGCGCAAGCTTTTTTAGCAAAAGATTGTAAATTAGTAACTGGCGGAACGGATAACCATTTACTCGTTCTTAACGTTTCTCAATTTGGATTGACCGGAAGACAAGCTGAAACGGCTCTATCACAAGCCGGCATTACAGTGAATCGCAATACTGTTCCTTTCGACCCAAACGGTGCCTGGTATACATCGGGTATTAGAATTGGAACGCCTGCAACGACTACTTTAGGTATGGGCTCAAATGAGATGCAACAAATAGCAGACCTGATATTTACTGTTTTATCCAATACAAAACCCACTTTTGTTGCAAAAACCAATGCTATGAGCAAAGCACAAGCCACAGTAGATAATAACGTTTTGATAAGCGTTCAAAATGAGGTAAAAAAGTTGATGGAAAAATTTCCATTATATCCTCAAATTGCAATACCTGCTTATTCAAATCAAATAACCATTTAA
- a CDS encoding Putative zinc ribbon domain protein, producing the protein MLKSLTTILDIQELDMQMIQLMRLKQSRQKELFDINAIKADLQKKSSVKEEEIITLKKEIRLVEGEIAEIQAKLKKLEGQQHSVKKVEEFNALTQEMNQVDKERMAKEQKASDLYDQIAVEEDVLKGIQQTLESTSVNSKVLEEEIVEAIKQINEEGQLLKVKRDELVNDADPEVFKVYERLLKNKRDRVVVPIENRCCSGCHIMLTAQDENLVRKGERIIFCEHCSRIHYWPESETLEGTVAAPKQRRRRTTKV; encoded by the coding sequence ATGCTTAAATCCCTTACAACGATTTTAGATATTCAAGAACTTGATATGCAAATGATTCAATTGATGCGTCTCAAGCAATCACGTCAAAAAGAATTATTTGATATCAATGCCATCAAAGCAGATTTACAAAAAAAATCGTCTGTCAAAGAAGAAGAGATTATTACCTTAAAAAAAGAAATTCGCTTGGTAGAAGGGGAAATCGCAGAAATACAAGCCAAACTAAAGAAATTAGAAGGACAGCAACACTCTGTAAAAAAAGTTGAAGAGTTTAATGCGTTGACGCAAGAAATGAATCAAGTAGATAAAGAACGGATGGCTAAAGAACAAAAAGCTAGTGATCTTTATGATCAAATTGCCGTTGAAGAAGACGTATTAAAAGGGATACAGCAAACACTCGAGTCCACTAGCGTTAATTCTAAAGTGTTGGAAGAAGAGATTGTAGAAGCGATCAAACAAATTAACGAAGAAGGTCAACTTTTAAAAGTTAAAAGAGATGAACTAGTTAATGATGCAGATCCTGAAGTATTCAAAGTATATGAAAGATTACTAAAAAATAAAAGAGATCGCGTCGTTGTTCCAATTGAAAATCGTTGCTGCAGTGGCTGTCATATTATGTTAACAGCGCAAGATGAAAACTTGGTTCGCAAAGGCGAAAGAATAATTTTTTGTGAACATTGTTCACGTATTCACTATTGGCCAGAAAGTGAAACTTTAGAGGGAACTGTCGCAGCGCCAAAACAAAGACGCCGACGTACGACAAAAGTTTAG